The following proteins are co-located in the Natator depressus isolate rNatDep1 chromosome 4, rNatDep2.hap1, whole genome shotgun sequence genome:
- the CDKN2AIP gene encoding CDKN2A-interacting protein, protein MAEAAASEPLGRSRQEAAWVETLRGDCEPEHHWRHRREFLLRNAGGPPAGDSGALQRLVSLSMVWANHVFLGCRYPLSVMEKVLEMAEGIKVTDAPAHTTRDELVAKKG, encoded by the exons ATGGCGGAGGCCGCCGCCTCGGAGCCGCTGGGCCGGAGCCGGCAGGAGGCGGCCTGGGTTGAGACGCTGCGCGGGGACTGCGAGCCCGAGCACCACTGGCGGCACCGCCGCGAGTTCCTGCTGCGCAACGCGGGGGGCCCGCCGGCCGGGGACAGCGGGGCCCTGCAGCGCCTCGTCTCTCTCTCCATGGTGTGGGCCAACCACGTCTTCCTCGGCTGCCG GTACCCGCTGTCGGTGATGGAAAAGGTGCTGGAAATGGCTGAAGGCATCAAAGTGACCGATGCGCCCGCCCACACGACGAGAGATGAACTGGTTGCCAAG